From a single Polynucleobacter asymbioticus QLW-P1DMWA-1 genomic region:
- a CDS encoding YciI family protein, with the protein MIYAILLMDRPGTADLRIQVRPDHRAYLAKLSDRMAFAGPLTSEDGKTVVGSLLAIDFASRADVDAWLKEEPYTKAGVYEKPIVHVFNNMWAQKVGFPPAP; encoded by the coding sequence ATGATTTATGCAATCTTATTGATGGACCGTCCTGGTACTGCTGACTTACGTATTCAGGTTCGACCAGATCATCGCGCTTATTTAGCTAAGTTATCGGATCGTATGGCCTTTGCTGGACCGCTGACATCCGAAGATGGTAAGACCGTTGTTGGTAGCTTGCTGGCAATTGATTTTGCTAGCAGGGCCGATGTAGATGCGTGGCTAAAAGAAGAGCCTTATACCAAGGCGGGTGTTTATGAAAAACCGATTGTTCATGTCTTCAATAATATGTGGGCACAAAAAGTTGGTTTTCCACCGGCGCCATAA
- a CDS encoding tyrosine-type recombinase/integrase, producing the protein MEEGKKISFTARGLGSIISPGYHADPESKGLYIQVSKGVNNFKRSWIFRYTSPTLFKRREMGLGSLEARSLADARRKTLELRQLVMDGIDPTEDRCKAKSKRITAINNGITFKEAAERCIEGRKAEWKSSKHADQWRNTISTFAYPEIGELRVDQINTSHIAKLLEQEIKNKNGTVEGTFWNVRTETATRVRQRIEVIFDWCKAHEYIKGDNPARLKGALGHLLPKAKKIQKKSHHPALPFQRIGEFVKDLREHNGYSALALELLILTATRTSEVIEAKWTEFNLETKVWVIPAARMKAGKEHRVPLNTRAMEILEHLKTISVSSYLFPGSLHKEESHLSNMALLSMMRKMPKYSGYVPHGFRSTFRDWAAETTDYPNETVELALAHTIKNKAEAAYRRQDQLEKRTVLMEEWGAIVNAAINKNENLSTMIKSS; encoded by the coding sequence TTGGAAGAAGGTAAAAAAATTAGCTTTACGGCACGAGGTCTTGGGTCAATCATAAGCCCTGGGTACCATGCTGACCCAGAATCTAAGGGTCTATATATCCAAGTATCAAAAGGGGTAAACAACTTTAAGCGTAGCTGGATTTTTCGCTATACCAGCCCCACCCTATTTAAAAGACGCGAAATGGGTTTGGGATCCTTGGAGGCTCGGTCATTAGCTGATGCTCGCCGAAAAACCCTTGAATTGCGTCAATTGGTCATGGATGGCATTGACCCGACCGAGGATCGCTGTAAGGCTAAAAGCAAAAGAATTACAGCTATTAATAATGGCATCACCTTTAAAGAAGCTGCCGAACGCTGTATCGAGGGAAGAAAAGCGGAGTGGAAGAGCTCTAAGCATGCTGACCAATGGAGGAACACCATCTCCACCTTTGCATATCCTGAGATAGGTGAATTACGCGTAGACCAGATCAACACCAGCCATATCGCCAAATTACTAGAGCAAGAAATTAAAAACAAGAATGGCACTGTTGAGGGTACGTTTTGGAATGTACGCACCGAGACCGCTACTAGGGTTAGACAACGCATTGAGGTGATCTTTGATTGGTGCAAGGCCCATGAGTACATCAAAGGGGATAACCCGGCACGCCTAAAAGGTGCGCTAGGACATTTACTACCCAAGGCTAAAAAGATTCAGAAGAAGAGCCATCACCCAGCCCTACCGTTTCAGCGCATTGGGGAATTTGTAAAAGATCTTCGTGAACACAATGGTTATTCTGCCTTGGCATTGGAGCTATTGATTCTGACTGCCACTCGCACAAGCGAAGTTATTGAAGCCAAGTGGACAGAGTTCAACTTAGAAACTAAGGTGTGGGTAATTCCTGCGGCGCGAATGAAGGCCGGCAAAGAGCATCGCGTTCCACTAAACACTAGGGCAATGGAAATCCTTGAACATCTAAAAACTATCAGTGTGAGTAGTTATTTATTTCCAGGATCACTGCATAAAGAAGAGTCTCATCTTTCCAATATGGCACTACTTTCTATGATGAGAAAGATGCCAAAGTATTCTGGATATGTTCCCCACGGCTTTAGATCAACATTTAGAGATTGGGCAGCCGAGACTACCGACTATCCGAATGAGACCGTTGAGCTAGCTTTGGCGCACACCATTAAGAATAAAGCTGAGGCTGCCTATAGAAGGCAGGATCAGCTGGAGAAACGCACAGTACTAATGGAAGAATGGGGCGCCATAGTAAATGCTGCAATTAATAAGAATGAAAATCTATCTACCATGATAAAGAGCAGTTAA
- a CDS encoding AAA family ATPase has product MLTKFEVENFRGFKNRFIFDLSEIKNYEFNSDCINNGIVNKAMIYGKNGCGKSNLGYAIFDLISHLTDKFVPRHEYIANYLHAELSGAPARFRYAFKFDGTNIDYFCEKVGVNEVVFEELKIDGETVVLYKVGEPIQIDLVGAESLNRDLGATKISALKYIKNNAVLDKSPANDALKKLFNFIDGMLFFRSVDERTFIGNQAAGDDILKNILNKGNLKDFEEFLNAANVECELATIEVNGQEEVVFKFGDKTLNFWQGASTGTKSLSLFYYWLQLLNDGQVSLVFVDEFDAFYHYKLSEFIVEKLKDANAQVVLTTHNTSLMTNDLMRPDCCFVMEDKVITPFSRMTDKELRFAHNIEKMYKAGAFGG; this is encoded by the coding sequence ATGTTGACTAAATTTGAGGTGGAGAATTTCAGGGGCTTTAAGAATAGGTTTATTTTTGATTTATCTGAGATTAAAAACTATGAATTCAACAGCGACTGTATAAATAACGGCATCGTAAATAAGGCCATGATTTACGGCAAAAATGGGTGCGGCAAGTCAAACTTGGGCTACGCAATTTTTGATTTGATTTCTCATTTAACGGATAAGTTTGTCCCAAGGCACGAGTACATTGCAAACTATTTACATGCCGAACTCTCTGGGGCGCCTGCTAGGTTTAGGTATGCCTTTAAATTTGATGGAACTAACATAGACTACTTTTGCGAAAAAGTGGGCGTCAATGAAGTTGTTTTTGAAGAGCTGAAAATTGATGGTGAAACTGTTGTTCTCTATAAAGTGGGCGAACCGATACAGATAGACTTAGTTGGTGCAGAGTCACTCAACAGAGATTTAGGTGCAACTAAAATTTCAGCCCTAAAGTATATTAAAAATAATGCAGTTCTTGATAAAAGCCCAGCCAATGACGCACTAAAAAAGCTTTTTAACTTTATTGATGGCATGCTATTTTTCAGATCTGTGGATGAAAGAACATTTATTGGCAATCAAGCGGCTGGTGACGATATATTAAAAAATATTCTTAACAAAGGAAATCTAAAAGACTTTGAAGAGTTTCTTAATGCTGCAAATGTAGAGTGTGAGTTAGCGACCATCGAAGTCAATGGTCAAGAGGAGGTGGTTTTTAAATTTGGTGATAAAACCCTTAATTTTTGGCAGGGGGCATCTACTGGCACAAAGTCGCTATCACTTTTTTACTACTGGCTTCAGTTGCTTAATGATGGTCAGGTTTCTTTGGTTTTTGTTGATGAGTTTGATGCTTTTTATCATTACAAACTTTCCGAATTCATTGTTGAAAAGTTAAAAGATGCGAATGCTCAGGTTGTACTTACTACTCACAACACGAGCTTAATGACAAATGATTTAATGAGGCCAGACTGCTGTTTTGTGATGGAAGATAAGGTCATAACTCCATTCTCTAGAATGACAGATAAAGAGTTAAGATTTGCCCACAACATTGAGAAAATGTATAAAGCGGGAGCTTTTGGTGGCTAA
- a CDS encoding M15 family metallopeptidase encodes MSSLVKEQAAFLIDVSRLIQFATAEGWVITGGELWRSPEQQEIYFKTGRSKTMNSNHLRRCAIDLNFFWSGKLVWDRELIREVGEYWESLSPKNRWGGNFKGFVDVPHFERVILTY; translated from the coding sequence ATGAGTAGCCTGGTAAAGGAGCAAGCTGCATTCTTGATCGATGTCAGTCGTCTTATTCAGTTTGCGACAGCAGAAGGGTGGGTAATCACTGGAGGTGAGCTCTGGAGATCCCCGGAGCAACAAGAGATCTACTTTAAGACTGGTAGATCAAAGACTATGAATAGCAACCATCTAAGACGCTGCGCTATTGATCTGAACTTCTTCTGGAGTGGAAAACTTGTTTGGGATAGAGAGTTGATACGCGAAGTCGGCGAATACTGGGAGAGCCTAAGCCCCAAGAATCGATGGGGAGGAAATTTCAAGGGCTTTGTGGATGTGCCACATTTCGAAAGGGTTATCCTAACTTATTGA
- a CDS encoding phage major capsid protein yields the protein MPISNTDLQELAKVSLDEYLRNLPVDQIAVERPFLKKLMEGRKSLLGAKQNVVENIRKEHGSNFSWAFGEETVKFNKRNTTEQASFPWRRAVDGLYIDYDRLFSNGIKVREGGARGFQLEYNERVQLINLLDEQLEVLREGFLNKLDLELHRDGSHGADAVVGLDSLVSIAPDAGTVGGIDRAKASYWRNYAIKDIASTSPGNLVGEMETAWRQCIKHGGSPDFIIAGGKFIDTYRKQVTVTHIAGSGETKYIDAGVGAGVNTGLAFKGVEIIWDPQFDELDAMANRTVEWSKRCYFLNTRFMKLRDDDLDIVAPIRPHDTLAMYAMVNLRCALSISRANAHAVLAIQ from the coding sequence ATGCCAATTTCAAATACAGACTTGCAAGAGCTAGCCAAGGTTTCCTTAGATGAGTACTTGCGTAATCTACCGGTCGATCAAATCGCTGTAGAGAGACCTTTCCTTAAAAAACTGATGGAGGGTCGTAAGAGCCTATTGGGCGCAAAGCAAAACGTAGTCGAGAACATCCGCAAAGAGCATGGCAGTAACTTTAGCTGGGCCTTTGGGGAGGAGACGGTCAAGTTCAATAAACGCAATACGACTGAGCAGGCCTCCTTCCCATGGAGAAGGGCGGTAGATGGTCTTTATATCGACTATGACCGACTCTTTAGTAACGGCATCAAGGTGCGTGAGGGCGGGGCGCGTGGTTTCCAGTTGGAATACAACGAGCGCGTACAACTCATCAACCTCTTGGATGAGCAGTTAGAGGTTTTAAGAGAAGGCTTTCTGAATAAGTTAGACCTAGAACTTCACCGCGACGGCTCCCACGGCGCCGATGCGGTAGTTGGCTTAGATAGTCTAGTCAGCATAGCGCCCGATGCTGGAACGGTAGGAGGTATCGATCGAGCTAAAGCAAGTTACTGGCGTAACTACGCTATCAAAGACATTGCCTCAACATCGCCTGGTAACTTAGTGGGTGAGATGGAAACCGCATGGCGTCAATGTATTAAGCATGGCGGTAGTCCTGATTTCATCATCGCTGGGGGTAAGTTCATTGATACCTATCGTAAGCAAGTCACAGTAACCCATATCGCTGGATCGGGTGAGACCAAGTACATCGATGCTGGCGTAGGTGCGGGCGTAAATACTGGCCTAGCCTTCAAAGGGGTAGAGATCATCTGGGATCCGCAGTTTGATGAGCTTGATGCCATGGCGAATCGCACGGTGGAGTGGAGCAAGCGTTGCTATTTCCTCAATACCCGCTTTATGAAGCTACGTGACGACGATCTAGACATCGTTGCCCCCATCCGTCCGCACGATACCTTGGCGATGTACGCCATGGTGAACCTACGCTGCGCTTTATCAATCTCTCGAGCGAATGCCCATGCGGTATTGGCGATTCAATAA
- a CDS encoding 3'-5' exonuclease: MDKEQCYFALDLELNNSQDNSTVNPKIIQIGLAVGNYHDYVNQSLSSYKWFLDPKEPIFEFITQLTGICNQDISDYSVPHEQAAKEIGEIITTRNCFVNPITWGGGDSLELKTEFKDRGISFPYFGRRWIDVKTWYSLHMLAMGKKPSGGLSSGLGSFKLQFEGSPHRADVDALNTLRLFFEILHRHNRIYQLVNDAKALK, from the coding sequence ATGGACAAAGAGCAGTGTTATTTCGCGCTTGATTTAGAGCTTAACAATTCGCAAGATAATTCCACAGTAAATCCAAAGATCATTCAAATAGGGTTAGCAGTCGGAAACTACCATGACTATGTCAATCAATCCCTATCTTCGTATAAATGGTTCTTAGATCCTAAAGAGCCTATTTTTGAGTTCATCACCCAATTAACGGGCATTTGCAATCAGGATATTTCTGACTATTCAGTTCCACATGAACAAGCAGCTAAAGAAATTGGTGAAATTATTACTACGCGTAATTGCTTTGTTAATCCCATTACCTGGGGCGGTGGCGATTCACTTGAACTGAAAACTGAATTTAAAGATCGAGGTATCAGCTTTCCCTATTTTGGTCGTCGATGGATCGATGTCAAAACTTGGTATAGCCTGCACATGCTTGCCATGGGCAAAAAACCCAGTGGCGGTCTATCCTCAGGCCTGGGTTCTTTTAAGCTTCAATTTGAAGGCAGTCCACACAGAGCGGATGTTGATGCACTCAATACCTTGAGGCTTTTCTTTGAAATCCTTCACAGGCACAATCGGATATATCAACTGGTAAACGATGCCAAGGCTTTGAAATAG
- a CDS encoding Fic family protein has translation MNTSVDQLPLLLFSSREDKTNAQRISRLARSGRLRQIYRGIYTSDLNSPLEQIIRPNWRQITEYLYPGSVVAYRSAHLCKPDDSGNIFLVSGNRARQIAFPGLTLNILPGPAAVQSHKDSLNDTQYGKLFISSEARRLLENLYSRKGSDLRTMGRPWVESYLSKLCTIRGEHKLNALRDDAKAIAPQLGLEVQFKTLNTIVSALMQTGKARSLRAADALARAAGKPYDPDRIEIFETLFSALRKPFPIIEDQAKTGKSAFNFAFFESYFSNYIEGTTFTVEEASEIIFDGKMIPKRNEDSHDVLGTFKAIMEQPFRSKPPKDEDDFLAWLLQCNLQILSSRPDKNPGEWKEQSNQAGNTIFVHPELVKGTLREGFKRIALLEDPFARALMAMFVVTEVHPFMDGNGRTARLTMNAFLTQHSASRIIIPTAYREDYLLPLKALSQNNDPSPFIRSMTRAWRWTAGFDYSNFPNLWEKMKACNAFTDNPSQHQLLDPHDIS, from the coding sequence ATGAACACTTCTGTTGACCAGCTGCCCCTCTTGCTTTTTAGTTCGAGAGAAGACAAAACCAACGCCCAGAGAATTTCCCGCTTGGCTAGGTCTGGTCGTTTGCGTCAAATTTATCGCGGCATTTACACCAGCGACCTCAATAGCCCACTCGAGCAAATCATTCGGCCAAATTGGCGGCAAATTACCGAATATCTTTATCCAGGCTCCGTAGTAGCTTACCGCTCTGCTCATCTTTGCAAACCGGATGATAGTGGGAATATATTTTTGGTGTCTGGCAATAGAGCACGTCAAATAGCATTTCCAGGGTTGACTCTCAATATCTTGCCAGGCCCTGCTGCAGTTCAATCGCACAAAGATTCGCTAAACGATACCCAGTATGGAAAACTCTTTATATCCTCAGAGGCTAGGCGGTTACTGGAGAACCTCTATAGCCGCAAAGGCTCAGATCTTCGCACTATGGGTCGCCCTTGGGTTGAGTCTTATTTGAGTAAGCTATGCACCATTCGTGGTGAACACAAGCTCAATGCACTACGTGATGACGCTAAAGCAATTGCCCCTCAATTGGGTCTAGAGGTTCAATTTAAAACGCTCAACACGATTGTTTCGGCCTTAATGCAAACTGGTAAAGCCCGCTCTTTACGGGCTGCTGATGCATTAGCGCGCGCAGCTGGTAAACCTTATGATCCTGATCGCATTGAGATCTTCGAAACTTTGTTTTCTGCATTAAGAAAACCTTTTCCCATCATTGAAGATCAGGCAAAAACGGGTAAAAGCGCCTTTAATTTCGCATTCTTTGAATCCTACTTTTCGAACTACATTGAAGGAACTACATTCACTGTCGAAGAGGCCTCCGAGATTATTTTCGATGGGAAGATGATTCCAAAACGAAATGAAGATTCGCATGATGTATTGGGCACCTTTAAAGCAATCATGGAGCAGCCCTTTCGCTCTAAGCCCCCAAAAGATGAAGATGATTTCTTAGCGTGGCTTTTGCAATGCAACCTCCAAATACTCTCTAGTCGCCCAGATAAAAATCCAGGCGAATGGAAAGAGCAAAGTAACCAAGCAGGAAATACTATTTTTGTTCATCCAGAGCTTGTTAAAGGCACTTTGCGGGAAGGATTCAAGCGCATCGCTTTACTGGAAGATCCATTTGCGCGCGCATTGATGGCGATGTTTGTAGTTACTGAAGTGCACCCGTTCATGGATGGCAATGGCCGAACGGCGCGTCTAACCATGAATGCATTCTTAACTCAACACTCCGCCTCTCGCATTATTATTCCCACGGCTTATCGTGAGGATTATTTGCTGCCATTAAAAGCGCTGTCTCAAAACAATGATCCCAGCCCCTTCATTCGATCCATGACTCGCGCATGGCGTTGGACCGCTGGATTTGATTATTCGAACTTCCCAAATCTTTGGGAAAAAATGAAGGCTTGTAACGCATTTACAGACAACCCCTCACAGCATCAATTGCTTGATCCTCACGATATAAGCTAA